In the genome of Nymphaea colorata isolate Beijing-Zhang1983 chromosome 9, ASM883128v2, whole genome shotgun sequence, one region contains:
- the LOC116261202 gene encoding UTP--glucose-1-phosphate uridylyltransferase, translating to MAAVAVESSEKLANLKTAVAGLGQISESEKSGFLSLVSRYLSGEAQQIEWEKIQTPTDEVVVPYDSLAPLADGPSETKKLLDKLVVLKLNGGLGTTMGCTGPKSVIEVRNGLTFLDLIVMQIESLNNKYGCNVPLVLMNSFNTHDDTLKIVEKYTNANIQIHTFNQSQYPRLVVEDFLPLPCKGQAGKDGWYPPGHGDVFPSLLNSGKLDAFLAQGKEYVFVANSDNLGAVVDLKILNHLVKNQNEYCMEVTPKTLADVKGGTLISYEGRVQLLEIAQVPDEHVNEFKSITKFKIFNTNNLWVNLKAIKRLVEADALKMEIIPNPKEVDGVKVLQLETAAGAAIRFFDRAIGVNVPRSRFLPVKATSDLLLVQSDLYTVVDGFVTRNEARTNPANPTIELGPEFKKVGNFLKRFKTIPSIIELDSLKVSGDVWFGANVVVKGNVSIIAEGGEKLEIPDGVVIADKVVKSHADI from the exons ATGGCTGCCGTTGCCGTCGAATCATCTGAGAAGCTCGCGAACCTTAAAACTGCAGTCGCGGGGCTCGGTCAGATCAG CGAGAGCGAGAAGTCAGGATTCTTAAGCCTCGTTTCACGTTATCTCAG TGGCGAGGCACAGCAGATCGAGTGGGAGAAGATACAGACACCCACTGATGAGGTGGTTGTCCCTTATGACAGCTTAGCACCTCTTGCTGATG GTCCTTCAGAAACCAAGAAGCTTCTCGATAAGCTTGTCGTTCTGAAACTTAATGGAGGTCTGGGGACTACAATGGGGTGCACTGGTCCTAA GTCTGTGATTGAAGTGCGAAATGGACTAACCTTCCTTGATCTGATTGTGATGCAAATTGAG TCTTTGAATAACAAGTATGGATGCAATGTGCCCCTTGTTCTGATGAATTCCTTCAATACACATGATGACACACTAAAG ATTGTGGAGAAATACACAAATGCCAACATTCAGATTCATACTTTCAATCAG AGTCAATATCCTCGCCTTGTAGTGGAAGATTTTCTTCCATTGCCATGCAAAGGCCAAGCAGGCAAAGATGGATG GTACCCTCCTGGCCATGGCGATGTTTTCCCCTCCTTGCTGAACAGCGGCAAGCTTGATGCATTTTTGGCACAG GGCAAGGAGTATGTCTTTGTTGCCAACTCTGATAACTTGGGAGCTGTTGTTGACTTAA AGATCCTCAATCATTTGGTAAAGAACCAGAATGAGTACTGCATGGAG GTGACCCCAAAAACCCTTGCTGATGTTAAAGGTGGTACGCTTATTTCCTATGAGGGCAGGGTTCAG CTCTTGGAGATTGCTCAGGTCCCAGATGAACAT GTCAACGAATTTAAGTCCATAACAAAGTTCAAAATCTTCAATACCAATAACCT aTGGGTGAATCTGAAGGCAATTAAGCGACTTGTTGAAGCTGATGCACTTAAAATGGAAATCATTCCAAACCCTAAG GAGGTAGATGGAGTTAAAGTACTTCAGTTAGAAACAGCAGCTGGAGCAGCGATACGG TTCTTTGATCGTGCAATTGGTGTCAATGTTCCAAGATCTCGGTTCCTTCCAGTGAAGGCAACATCAGATTTGCTACTTGTCCAG TCGGATCTTTATACTGTGGTTGATGGCTTTGTGACTCGAAATGAGGCAAGAACAAATCCAGCAAATCCAACAATTGAGCTAGGGCCAGAATTTAAGAAG GTTGGGaactttttgaaaagattcAAGACCATTCCTAGCATCATTGAGCTTGATAGTTTAAAGGTGTCTGGTGATGTATGGTTTGGTGCTAACGTGGTAGTCAAG GGAAATGTGAGCATCATTGCTGAAGGTGGGGAGAAACTGGAAATCCCTGATGGAGTGGTCATTGCCGACAAG GTCGTCAAGAGTCACGCTGACATCTGA
- the LOC116261359 gene encoding uncharacterized protein LOC116261359: MASAYEWMAPPVVRHPAYPCKPLSLVQRPPTHASDLCNACSFPISGFRYNCGSYNLHPYCAGISPHLYIQHPHLPGPPHLATLMFFPPYLSGKFTCDICRKLGGSHWLYRCTVCNNFDAHLGCAMNAAQLQFQVHPQYYLPTTPVYQPYNSGGGGSTAYASTPSSDPWKKFGKCMWAVVRLADLALGTGGLIDLGSSLFDNMDLLSGAGSLLSF, translated from the exons ATGGCAAGCGCATACGAGTGGATGGCTCCCCCCGTTGTTCGACACCCTGCCTACCCATGCAAACCCCTCTCCCTCGTTCAAAGGCCGCCAACCCATGCTTCTGACCTCTGCAATGCCTGCAGCTTTCCGATCAGTGGCTTCCGTTACAACTGCGGCTCTTACAACCTCCACCCTTACTGTGCAGGCATTTCCCCCCATCTCTACATTCAACATCCTCACCTCCCTGGCCCCCCTCACCTCGCCACCCTCATGTTCTTCCCTCCCTATCTGAGTGGGAAATTCACCTGCGACATCTGCAGAAAACTGGGTGGCTCTCACTGGCTCTACCGTTGCACGGTCTGCAACAACTTCGACGCTCATCTAG GTTGTGCGATGAATGCGGCGCAGCTTCAATTTCAAGTTCACCCTCAATATTACCTGCCAACGACTCCT GTCTATCAACCTTATAATAGTGGCGGTGGTGGTAGTACCGCATACGCCTCAACTCCTTCATCCGATCCCTGG AAAAAATTCGGGAAGTGTATGTGGGCCGTCGTGCGGCTGGCAGATTTAGCCCTTGGTACTGGTGGTTTGATTGACCTTGGTTCCTCCCTCTTTGATAACATGGATTTGCTGTCGGGTGCCGGGAGTCTCCTGAGTTTCTGA